One stretch of Roseimicrobium sp. ORNL1 DNA includes these proteins:
- a CDS encoding MFS transporter, with protein MHCLEGGFYMAGLAFLAPETVLPVFVKDLGGPNWLIALLPVILPAMFALPGLVSAPYVEQLHRHKPFVCGFGVLQRLPYLIAGIFMLLAPQAAGFILPVVVLTPIMSGLVGGVAVQAWMEMVTRMIPEHLRASGWAIRYLIQGIIGLSAGPVIHWMFTHHPGVQGYAWLHLICFGFLFLSAISQWSMKEAVGTNLLRLPRPSYGAYIRELPKLLSSQPKLKRFILVRFTGTGYLMMVAFLSIHALTVTGRSTADAGLLLLAQMIGALFGNIFAGWWGNRHGGRLVMLFSRALCLALCLSLPWVTSFTGFLVVFFVWGFGVFAERVGDLTFVAELCPHRRRPTYQSIMSFCQAISLITAVQIGGLIYSATQNFFALVTLCGVFAAVSMGILLTIPEVRVKAKTGHASPAMGEDAPMV; from the coding sequence ATGCACTGCCTGGAAGGTGGGTTCTACATGGCGGGGCTCGCCTTCCTGGCTCCGGAGACGGTGCTGCCGGTTTTTGTAAAAGACCTCGGCGGACCCAACTGGCTCATCGCCCTGCTACCGGTGATTCTGCCGGCCATGTTTGCCCTGCCCGGCCTGGTCTCCGCGCCGTATGTGGAGCAGCTTCACCGGCACAAGCCTTTTGTCTGTGGCTTCGGGGTGCTGCAGCGTCTGCCATATCTCATCGCCGGGATCTTCATGCTGCTGGCTCCCCAGGCGGCGGGATTCATTCTCCCGGTAGTCGTGCTCACGCCCATCATGTCCGGACTGGTGGGAGGGGTGGCGGTACAGGCATGGATGGAAATGGTCACGCGCATGATCCCGGAGCACCTGCGAGCCTCCGGCTGGGCCATTCGCTATTTAATACAAGGCATCATCGGCCTGTCGGCTGGCCCGGTGATTCATTGGATGTTCACCCATCATCCCGGAGTGCAGGGGTATGCGTGGCTGCACCTCATCTGCTTTGGGTTTCTATTCCTCTCAGCCATCTCGCAATGGAGCATGAAGGAAGCCGTGGGTACGAATCTGCTCCGCCTTCCCCGCCCCTCCTACGGCGCCTACATCCGCGAACTGCCCAAACTTCTCTCCTCGCAGCCGAAGCTGAAACGCTTCATCCTCGTGCGGTTCACCGGCACAGGGTACCTCATGATGGTGGCCTTCCTGAGTATCCACGCCCTCACCGTGACTGGCCGGAGCACCGCGGACGCTGGCCTTTTGCTGCTCGCTCAGATGATCGGCGCGCTCTTCGGCAATATCTTCGCCGGATGGTGGGGCAATCGCCACGGCGGACGCCTCGTGATGCTCTTCTCACGGGCGCTTTGCCTGGCTCTGTGCCTCTCGCTGCCGTGGGTCACGAGTTTCACCGGATTTCTGGTCGTCTTCTTCGTGTGGGGTTTCGGAGTTTTTGCTGAGCGCGTGGGAGATCTCACCTTCGTGGCTGAACTTTGCCCGCATCGCCGTCGCCCCACGTACCAATCCATCATGAGTTTCTGCCAGGCCATCAGTCTGATCACCGCAGTGCAGATCGGCGGCCTGATCTACAGCGCCACACAGAACTTCTTTGCCCTGGTGACGCTCTGCGGCGTCTTCGCGGCAGTGTCGATGGGCATACTTCTGACGATTCCCGAGGTAAGAGTCAAAGCAAAGACTGGACATGCATCGCCCGCCATGGGTGAAGATGCGCCGATGGTGTGA
- a CDS encoding AAA family ATPase produces MSEVSATLHLVTRTLEDSAEGASQLFIEFLLFPELSTLAHRERRARFALIDVGEELLKALPLDEISRRLVLGQPEITTIELSVAPGKRTEAWREPMDIQLDALIWEQGGQMIAVIPALSISVIAPNRGTLPEMLKEHALSAIKRDGWNTSHLQMALLQRGTFKLQSLPWTPLLESTRDRWKRLNTTEKGPDAVEQLCTRMEGPFMQQAYEMQGTLAHLARILSLPDKPSILLMGPGGVGKTALVQELVRRSGDLKLGEKTLYRSSGSRLIAGACGFGMWQKRCRDLVESAKQKPIILFLGNLFELMNVGQSSAGSESIASFLRPHLVRRDIQVIVECTPEQMAVIEKNDPRLSEAFRILKVEEPSREAESAILLSSSIKMGRDRGRFTRDALQRIATLHHRFMGYAAFPGAPLRFMQRLHEAAEKDTLIEEAEVYAAFSAETGMPRHLLDPQQPLDLAETRTWFQRRVQGQDAAVDVIVSVIAQLKAGLTRPGRPLASLLFIGPTGTGKTEMAKALAEFLFQSPERMIRLDMSEYGQPWSAQRLVSGRHDGKEGILTAAVREQPFNVLLLDEFEKADASVFDLLLQVLGEARLTDAAGRTADFSNCVVIMTSNLGAQEYALGRMGFDANGSALRDAVEHFTSAVQKTLRPEMFNRIDRIVPYQPLSEEVVLSLTRREIDAVSLRSGFASRKLRLQVTEPALRHLAAKGYDPRYGARPLKRRVAEELLVPLSSLVQNVEGPATLRVELDVDGRLSIESPQPAPGTNAAPVASASLTRADLQSRIFLAANIRRAYQRLLISTMTNGLAAKAKLMEQRLRAQRMKDRVARRSKDTWQGHDPELDRLKTCLSRMQGEANIQLAREEALILALNREELEILRQREPLTMTGWEDLVLETFALWQPPPKRLVFVIRGQPGKALFRFARVYHDAAVELGASVRLGLFHKKTPARLLTEDALRVLADAPPSTREQEVLWHTDAESISAIALWIEGTNAAMHLKNETGIHLSRAKRKSKDEETSDKKMDSSVQSDPQKDDWACRIDIQVPENHLPELSKFTLLLQDLAGLPDVESGVICRQYDPVRLIVREGSANTRKEGRFEKSWLLQTLRATALAEALA; encoded by the coding sequence ATGTCTGAAGTCTCCGCCACACTGCATCTCGTCACCCGCACTCTGGAAGACAGTGCGGAGGGGGCGTCGCAGTTGTTCATCGAGTTTCTGTTGTTTCCCGAGCTGTCGACGCTGGCACATCGTGAACGCCGGGCTCGCTTTGCGTTGATTGATGTAGGCGAGGAACTTCTCAAGGCGCTTCCGCTCGATGAAATCAGCAGGCGGCTGGTGCTCGGCCAGCCGGAGATTACGACGATCGAGCTGTCGGTGGCCCCAGGCAAACGCACCGAAGCTTGGCGCGAGCCCATGGATATCCAGCTCGATGCGCTGATTTGGGAGCAGGGCGGACAGATGATTGCCGTGATTCCTGCGCTTTCCATTTCGGTCATCGCGCCAAACCGAGGCACCCTGCCCGAGATGCTCAAGGAGCATGCGCTCTCCGCCATCAAGCGCGATGGATGGAATACATCCCACCTGCAGATGGCGCTGCTGCAGCGCGGCACTTTCAAGCTGCAGTCCCTTCCCTGGACTCCACTACTCGAATCCACGCGCGACAGATGGAAGCGTCTGAATACCACGGAGAAGGGCCCTGACGCCGTGGAGCAGCTCTGCACACGCATGGAGGGTCCCTTCATGCAACAGGCGTATGAGATGCAGGGAACCCTGGCGCATCTCGCGCGCATCCTTTCGCTTCCGGACAAACCAAGCATTCTCCTGATGGGCCCCGGCGGCGTGGGCAAAACAGCCCTGGTGCAGGAGCTGGTGCGGCGCAGTGGAGATCTTAAACTCGGTGAAAAGACCCTCTACCGCAGCAGCGGTTCGCGTCTCATCGCGGGAGCATGCGGCTTTGGCATGTGGCAGAAGCGGTGCCGTGACTTGGTAGAGTCTGCGAAACAAAAGCCCATCATCCTCTTCCTGGGAAATCTCTTTGAGCTGATGAATGTGGGTCAGAGCTCCGCGGGCTCGGAGAGCATCGCGAGCTTCCTGCGTCCGCATCTCGTCCGGCGGGACATCCAGGTCATCGTGGAGTGCACGCCGGAGCAGATGGCGGTGATCGAGAAGAATGATCCGCGTCTCAGTGAAGCCTTCCGCATCCTGAAAGTGGAAGAGCCCTCGCGCGAAGCGGAAAGCGCCATCCTGCTCTCCTCCTCCATCAAGATGGGTCGCGATCGGGGACGCTTCACGCGCGATGCCCTCCAGCGCATTGCTACGCTGCACCATCGCTTCATGGGATACGCGGCCTTTCCGGGAGCACCACTGCGCTTCATGCAGCGCCTGCATGAAGCTGCGGAGAAGGATACCCTCATCGAGGAAGCGGAGGTGTATGCCGCATTCTCCGCGGAGACTGGCATGCCGCGCCATCTACTCGATCCACAGCAACCACTCGACCTTGCTGAGACGCGAACCTGGTTTCAGCGGCGCGTGCAGGGGCAGGATGCTGCGGTGGACGTCATCGTGAGTGTCATCGCCCAATTGAAGGCCGGACTCACCCGCCCCGGCAGGCCGCTGGCTTCGCTACTTTTCATCGGCCCCACCGGTACAGGCAAGACGGAGATGGCCAAGGCGCTGGCCGAGTTTCTCTTCCAAAGCCCCGAGCGCATGATCCGTCTGGACATGAGTGAGTATGGCCAGCCATGGAGTGCGCAACGCCTGGTGAGTGGTCGTCACGATGGCAAGGAAGGCATTCTCACCGCCGCAGTGCGTGAGCAGCCTTTCAATGTGTTGCTGCTGGATGAATTTGAAAAAGCGGATGCGTCTGTCTTCGACCTGCTGCTGCAAGTTCTTGGCGAGGCACGCCTCACGGATGCGGCAGGGCGCACTGCGGACTTCAGCAATTGCGTGGTCATCATGACCTCGAACCTCGGCGCCCAGGAGTATGCACTCGGACGCATGGGATTTGATGCGAACGGCAGCGCGCTGCGGGATGCGGTGGAGCATTTCACCTCCGCAGTGCAGAAAACGTTGCGACCGGAAATGTTCAACCGCATCGATCGCATTGTGCCGTACCAACCGCTGTCGGAGGAGGTCGTGCTTTCGCTGACACGTCGGGAAATCGATGCCGTTTCCCTGCGGTCAGGATTCGCCAGCAGGAAGCTCCGCCTGCAGGTGACGGAGCCCGCACTGCGACACCTGGCCGCAAAGGGATATGACCCGCGCTACGGTGCACGCCCCTTGAAGCGCCGTGTGGCGGAGGAATTGCTCGTGCCACTCTCTTCCCTTGTGCAGAATGTGGAAGGACCTGCCACGCTGCGGGTGGAGCTGGATGTGGATGGGCGCTTGAGTATCGAAAGCCCCCAGCCTGCCCCGGGCACAAATGCAGCTCCGGTCGCCAGTGCTTCGCTCACGCGAGCGGACTTGCAGTCGCGCATCTTCCTCGCGGCAAACATACGCCGGGCCTACCAGCGTCTGCTCATTTCCACCATGACGAACGGACTCGCGGCCAAAGCCAAGCTGATGGAGCAACGTCTGCGCGCCCAGCGCATGAAAGACCGCGTGGCCAGGAGAAGCAAAGACACGTGGCAGGGTCACGATCCCGAGCTGGACCGCCTCAAGACCTGTCTCAGTCGCATGCAGGGCGAAGCCAATATCCAGCTCGCGCGTGAGGAGGCCCTCATCCTCGCGCTGAACCGGGAGGAGTTGGAGATTCTGCGACAACGGGAGCCACTGACCATGACAGGGTGGGAGGATCTGGTGCTGGAGACCTTTGCCCTGTGGCAACCACCGCCGAAGCGGCTCGTCTTTGTGATTCGTGGCCAGCCAGGCAAGGCGCTCTTCCGCTTTGCCAGGGTGTATCACGATGCCGCCGTTGAACTCGGAGCCTCCGTGCGACTCGGGCTGTTTCACAAAAAGACGCCAGCGCGCCTGCTGACGGAGGATGCACTCCGCGTGCTGGCGGACGCTCCTCCCTCCACGCGCGAGCAGGAGGTACTCTGGCACACCGATGCCGAATCCATCAGCGCCATCGCCCTGTGGATCGAAGGCACCAACGCCGCCATGCATTTGAAAAACGAAACCGGCATTCACCTCTCCAGAGCAAAACGCAAATCAAAGGACGAAGAGACCTCGGATAAGAAAATGGATTCTTCTGTGCAAAGTGATCCGCAGAAGGACGACTGGGCATGCCGCATCGATATCCAGGTACCGGAGAATCATCTCCCGGAGCTAAGCAAATTCACCCTGCTGTTGCAGGATCTGGCGGGGCTGCCGGACGTGGAGTCCGGTGTGATCTGCCGCCAGTATGATCCCGTGCGCCTGATCGTACGCGAAGGTTCCGCCAACACGCGAAAGGAAGGTCGCTTTGAGAAGAGCTGGCTTCTGCAAACCTTGAGAGCGACAGCCCTGGCCGAGGCACTCGCATGA
- a CDS encoding AAA family ATPase, with protein MKLTLTIPVCVDHHRDDQGISRFRVRPVFTPDGDFDDERDIREDRALSRLRDRMHPALLEQAVAPNHRELLWWSFCPPMTAHALRLRIELKKRAVEGTFFAVVFESSGRRLAHLPRGGLSFEWPTGTQLRDVASNAITAHFRQLERDTEDSLDADPWFCGSQPHLAHLPVVLTGNQRLPKPKTRFISFADDEPMDGDHELQKVGRCLDRLYPHDLHHALLRETEVNQLWASFRRISMRAPMVVLVGRPKSGKTAIIHECVRKSNETPGVGRRGQYWLVSPQRVISGMSHLGQWEERWTAMLAAIRKGRHVLVLDDLLALFEAGRSSGSDLTLGHVLKARQEHEPIPVLAEATPEAWGRLRELDRAFASQFQVIHVRETGDDATLRILVRTMQELPPGCQFSPEVLPEVIRLQQRFGRARAFPGKAVEMLQALANNFKSETASGDASQATSASNVLEWFAQRHGISLDMIRGGGLARDELRWHFECEIMGQSAAVEAMMDIVLMASAELQDPRRPLGSLLFLGPTGVGKTECAKALAEIVFESADRMVRFDLNEYSGDDAAIRLIGGPGRGGQLTSRVRRQPFTLLLFDEVEKAHPDVFDLLLQVLGEGRLTDAQGQTTDFCNCIIILTSNLGARQARQRLGFGGSETGDLLAYRQAAEKFFRPEFFNRLDRIVPFHELRRQDIENLAHVMAHRVLKRQGVTDRRVNVSLENDAVRYLAEKGHDVAYGARSLRRAVETHLVEPLAALMATMGTQHAMSARVSLGDDGVLAFDLQSQQQTPFLFTLPATVTQDELLDLIDEAFDLIDEADERLDGWNFEQEVDGAISRLRAWYFRLRDECSALRFGLKRLEDHLDREELARKRAAASRAMKGDPVKPKDRLHVLPHEVVEDVLSRLLSQRLAAHAIAEVLAQAVPLDVDYARALRLLWRARHLLSVCHESAVETESWTVDIAPFDEYDGYFEKNDAPEPQNSIASLKWTPSAMAEVISISNKEGRRVVDGPGLQGLMTATSGVRARILNGHMRLNTVRTRRTGEPAPDNTGNQITWLRLDSSLLDLRTGLLVRDVHEEAGDLAMAVCHGQPTSTPDTPTHTH; from the coding sequence ATGAAGCTTACCCTGACCATTCCCGTGTGCGTGGATCATCATCGCGATGATCAAGGGATCTCGCGCTTCCGCGTACGGCCGGTGTTCACGCCGGACGGCGACTTTGACGATGAGCGTGACATTCGCGAAGATCGCGCCCTGTCCCGGCTGAGGGATCGGATGCATCCCGCCCTGCTGGAGCAGGCAGTGGCGCCGAATCACCGTGAACTGCTCTGGTGGAGCTTTTGCCCACCAATGACGGCTCACGCGCTGAGGCTGCGAATTGAGCTCAAGAAGCGTGCCGTGGAAGGCACCTTCTTCGCCGTGGTGTTTGAGAGTTCCGGCCGGAGGCTTGCGCATCTGCCGAGGGGCGGCTTGAGCTTTGAATGGCCCACGGGCACGCAGCTTCGTGATGTGGCCTCCAATGCGATCACTGCGCACTTCCGGCAGTTGGAACGCGACACCGAGGACTCCCTGGATGCAGACCCCTGGTTCTGCGGGAGCCAGCCCCACCTGGCACACCTGCCAGTGGTGCTGACGGGAAATCAACGCCTGCCCAAGCCGAAAACACGCTTCATCTCCTTTGCCGATGATGAACCGATGGATGGCGATCATGAACTGCAGAAGGTAGGGCGCTGCCTCGACCGGCTCTACCCGCATGATCTGCATCACGCGCTCCTGCGGGAAACGGAAGTGAACCAACTGTGGGCGAGCTTCCGCCGCATCAGTATGAGAGCTCCCATGGTCGTGCTCGTAGGCAGGCCGAAGTCAGGCAAGACAGCGATCATCCACGAATGCGTGCGCAAGTCCAACGAGACACCAGGCGTGGGACGCCGCGGCCAATATTGGCTGGTATCTCCCCAACGGGTGATCAGTGGCATGTCCCACCTCGGCCAGTGGGAGGAACGCTGGACGGCCATGCTCGCCGCCATTCGGAAAGGGCGCCACGTGCTGGTGCTGGATGACTTGCTCGCACTGTTCGAGGCGGGCCGATCGTCCGGAAGTGACCTCACGCTGGGCCATGTGCTGAAGGCTCGGCAGGAGCATGAACCCATTCCGGTGCTTGCAGAGGCCACGCCTGAGGCCTGGGGCCGTTTGCGTGAGTTGGACCGTGCTTTCGCGAGCCAGTTCCAGGTCATTCATGTGCGTGAGACGGGTGATGACGCCACACTCCGCATCCTGGTGCGCACCATGCAGGAACTGCCTCCCGGTTGCCAGTTCTCACCGGAGGTGCTGCCGGAAGTCATCCGGCTGCAGCAACGCTTTGGCCGCGCCCGCGCTTTCCCAGGGAAGGCGGTGGAGATGCTCCAGGCTCTCGCAAACAACTTCAAATCAGAAACCGCGAGCGGAGATGCCAGCCAAGCGACCTCCGCCTCGAATGTGCTGGAATGGTTCGCACAGCGTCACGGCATCAGCCTGGACATGATCCGCGGTGGCGGCCTCGCTCGCGATGAACTGCGCTGGCATTTCGAATGCGAAATCATGGGCCAATCCGCCGCGGTGGAAGCGATGATGGACATCGTTCTCATGGCTTCTGCCGAGCTGCAGGATCCCAGACGACCACTGGGGTCGCTGCTCTTCCTGGGACCCACAGGAGTGGGCAAGACGGAGTGCGCCAAGGCTCTTGCCGAGATCGTGTTCGAAAGCGCGGACCGCATGGTCCGCTTCGACCTGAATGAATACAGCGGTGATGACGCGGCCATTCGCCTCATCGGTGGACCTGGACGTGGAGGCCAGCTCACTTCACGCGTACGCCGCCAGCCTTTCACCCTGCTGCTCTTCGATGAAGTGGAGAAGGCGCATCCGGATGTCTTTGATCTGCTGCTCCAGGTGCTGGGTGAAGGACGTCTCACGGACGCGCAGGGACAAACGACGGATTTCTGCAACTGCATCATCATCCTCACCTCAAATCTGGGCGCCCGTCAGGCGCGTCAGCGCCTCGGTTTTGGTGGAAGCGAGACCGGGGATCTCCTGGCATATCGACAGGCGGCGGAGAAATTTTTCCGACCAGAGTTCTTCAATCGCCTGGATCGCATCGTGCCCTTCCACGAACTCAGACGGCAGGACATCGAGAACCTCGCGCATGTGATGGCCCACCGTGTCCTGAAGCGGCAGGGTGTCACCGACCGCCGCGTGAATGTGTCACTGGAAAATGACGCCGTGCGCTATCTCGCTGAAAAGGGGCATGACGTCGCGTATGGCGCCCGCTCGCTGCGTCGTGCGGTGGAGACTCATCTGGTAGAGCCCCTCGCCGCCCTCATGGCGACCATGGGCACCCAGCATGCGATGAGTGCACGGGTATCCCTGGGCGATGACGGTGTGTTGGCCTTTGACCTGCAGTCCCAGCAGCAGACGCCGTTCCTCTTCACCTTGCCCGCCACGGTGACGCAAGATGAATTGTTGGATCTCATTGATGAAGCGTTTGACCTCATCGATGAGGCGGATGAGCGGCTGGATGGTTGGAATTTTGAGCAGGAAGTAGACGGAGCCATCTCCCGCCTGCGCGCCTGGTATTTCCGCCTGCGGGACGAATGCTCGGCGCTACGCTTCGGACTGAAACGACTGGAAGACCATCTCGACCGCGAGGAGCTCGCCCGCAAGCGAGCCGCCGCCTCCCGCGCCATGAAAGGCGATCCTGTGAAGCCGAAGGACAGGCTGCACGTGCTGCCTCATGAGGTGGTGGAGGATGTACTCTCTCGTCTGCTCTCCCAGCGACTCGCTGCACATGCCATTGCGGAAGTGCTGGCCCAGGCGGTGCCACTCGATGTGGACTATGCCAGAGCCCTGCGCCTGCTGTGGAGAGCGCGGCACCTGCTTTCCGTATGCCACGAGTCCGCGGTCGAAACCGAATCGTGGACAGTGGATATCGCTCCCTTTGATGAATACGACGGCTACTTTGAAAAGAATGACGCGCCGGAGCCGCAGAACAGTATTGCCTCCTTGAAGTGGACTCCCTCTGCCATGGCGGAGGTGATCTCCATTTCCAACAAGGAAGGCCGCCGCGTGGTGGATGGCCCCGGCCTGCAGGGCCTGATGACCGCGACCTCCGGCGTGCGCGCGAGGATCCTCAATGGCCACATGCGGCTCAACACTGTGCGGACGCGGCGCACGGGGGAGCCGGCTCCGGACAACACCGGAAATCAGATCACCTGGTTGCGCCTCGACAGCTCGCTGCTGGACCTGCGCACCGGGCTGCTGGTGCGGGACGTTCACGAGGAGGCTGGCGACCTGGCTATGGCCGTCTGCCACGGACAGCCAACATCCACCCCTGATACACCAACTCACACCCACTGA
- a CDS encoding AAA family ATPase codes for MPRTFRYPVVLWHAREDLWSGRLLDELSRTGTASGPSPNAVLHELKDYLRAVDSSENDALPDPDFLEPTLRTVKIQAVPEYETPPGPTGRRRIVPCAEPVTLRLPYVVGKRESGLICALIPGLDVEFDVSSGERVDEMALHYARQALKGLAPAQLLRYLPNGPCVLDSISFSPRRRKEKGFRAPTESLAKIADPVDAAALRRTVRSWPHEREQSINDLTNRLAQKSGNILLVGKSGCGKSAVLLEAIRRLSRMATEEDQAKEHRFWITSGSRIIAGMRWLGQWQERLEEVIQEIRDMNGVLCIESLQELMRLGGTTPESSLAAFLVPYLRFQEVRLVVEATPEEVEACERSLPAFLDAFSMIRMDALSAGSEESILQQAAVSLSARHSLEFVPEAASEAGRLCRRFLPYAGFPATPLTHMNDAAAKAQELGAEVVHLTEVRRGIATATGLPEALLDESSLLEPADLKRWFSERLISQPHAVDAVCRTILKFKAGLNDPARPLAVLLFTGPTGTGKTQLAKLLGDYLFPNRKAADRLVRLDMSEYSGYDAARRLLGDPFGEPSDLVKRMRQNPFGVLLFDEVEKASPEVFDTLMNVFEEGRLTDALGRTTWFRSTVIIMTSNLGTRKGGAPGFTPDAITEGARVDSAAVTKFFRPEFFNRLDQVVTFDPLHRDAVEQIARREVAALEEREGLRARNITLRISDAMLRLVSERGFDPVYGARPLQRRIEELITTPLAAWLVANPQEQNRVLNVEWDPSGRTVVSPQR; via the coding sequence ATGCCGCGCACGTTTCGATACCCCGTAGTCTTGTGGCATGCCAGGGAGGACCTGTGGAGTGGACGCCTCCTGGACGAGCTCTCCAGAACCGGTACCGCGAGCGGTCCCTCACCCAATGCGGTGCTGCACGAACTGAAGGACTACCTGCGAGCCGTGGATTCCAGTGAGAACGACGCTCTTCCCGATCCGGACTTCCTGGAGCCCACGCTGCGCACCGTGAAGATACAGGCGGTGCCGGAGTATGAGACACCTCCCGGGCCCACGGGCAGGAGACGCATCGTGCCCTGCGCGGAGCCAGTCACGCTGCGACTTCCCTATGTGGTGGGCAAGCGTGAGAGTGGTCTCATCTGCGCGCTCATTCCGGGGCTGGATGTCGAGTTCGACGTGAGCAGCGGCGAGCGCGTGGATGAAATGGCGCTGCACTATGCCCGGCAGGCGCTGAAGGGGCTCGCTCCCGCGCAGCTGCTGCGCTACCTGCCCAATGGTCCCTGCGTGCTGGATTCCATTTCCTTCAGCCCACGGCGCAGGAAGGAGAAGGGGTTTCGCGCGCCCACGGAATCCCTTGCCAAGATCGCGGACCCGGTAGATGCCGCAGCCCTGCGACGCACGGTGCGCTCCTGGCCTCATGAGCGTGAGCAATCGATCAACGATCTCACCAATCGCCTGGCACAGAAGTCAGGGAACATCCTGCTCGTTGGAAAGTCTGGTTGCGGGAAGAGTGCGGTGCTGCTCGAGGCCATTCGCCGTCTTTCACGAATGGCGACGGAAGAGGACCAAGCGAAGGAGCATCGCTTCTGGATTACCAGCGGCTCACGCATCATCGCGGGCATGCGCTGGCTGGGCCAGTGGCAGGAAAGGCTGGAGGAGGTCATTCAAGAAATCCGCGACATGAACGGGGTGCTCTGCATTGAGAGCCTCCAAGAACTCATGCGCCTGGGTGGGACCACGCCAGAGAGCAGCCTCGCAGCCTTCCTTGTTCCGTATCTGCGTTTCCAGGAAGTACGCCTGGTGGTGGAGGCCACACCTGAGGAAGTGGAAGCCTGTGAGCGTAGTCTGCCTGCGTTTCTGGATGCCTTCAGCATGATCCGCATGGACGCCCTCTCAGCTGGCAGTGAGGAGAGCATCCTGCAGCAGGCAGCAGTCTCACTCAGTGCCCGGCATTCTCTCGAGTTCGTGCCCGAGGCCGCGAGTGAGGCGGGACGTCTCTGTCGGCGCTTCCTGCCCTACGCGGGATTCCCCGCCACGCCTCTCACGCACATGAATGATGCAGCGGCAAAGGCCCAGGAGCTGGGTGCCGAGGTCGTGCATCTGACGGAAGTGCGGCGCGGGATTGCTACGGCCACAGGGTTGCCGGAGGCATTGCTCGACGAAAGCAGTCTGCTGGAACCTGCCGACCTAAAACGCTGGTTCAGCGAGCGTCTCATCTCACAACCTCATGCCGTAGACGCGGTGTGCCGCACCATCCTGAAGTTCAAGGCGGGCCTCAATGATCCGGCACGCCCGCTAGCCGTACTCCTTTTCACCGGCCCCACCGGAACAGGAAAAACGCAACTCGCGAAGCTGCTGGGCGACTACCTCTTTCCGAATCGCAAGGCCGCGGACCGACTGGTGCGGCTCGACATGAGCGAGTACAGCGGCTACGACGCAGCACGGCGCCTGCTGGGTGATCCGTTTGGAGAACCGTCCGACTTGGTGAAGCGCATGCGGCAGAATCCTTTCGGCGTGCTGCTCTTCGATGAGGTAGAGAAGGCGTCACCAGAGGTCTTCGACACGCTGATGAATGTCTTTGAAGAAGGCCGGCTCACGGATGCCCTGGGACGCACCACGTGGTTCCGCAGCACGGTCATCATCATGACCTCCAATCTAGGAACGCGCAAAGGTGGCGCACCCGGCTTCACGCCAGATGCCATTACGGAAGGCGCACGTGTGGACAGTGCTGCGGTGACAAAGTTCTTCCGGCCGGAGTTCTTCAACCGTCTGGACCAAGTGGTGACCTTTGATCCGCTCCATCGCGATGCCGTGGAGCAGATCGCCCGGCGCGAAGTCGCCGCCCTCGAAGAACGTGAAGGCCTGCGCGCTCGCAACATCACTCTTCGTATCAGTGACGCCATGCTCCGCCTGGTGAGTGAGCGCGGATTCGACCCAGTCTATGGCGCACGCCCCCTGCAGCGCCGCATCGAGGAACTCATCACCACACCTTTGGCCGCGTGGTTGGTAGCCAATCCGCAAGAGCAAAATCGTGTACTCAACGTGGAGTGGGATCCCTCAGGGAGAACCGTGGTATCTCCGCAGCGGTGA